One Alicyclobacillus acidoterrestris DNA window includes the following coding sequences:
- the istA gene encoding IS21 family transposase: MVDKEYIRKKHFVDGWSIREISRQCKISRQTIRKMLDDADLPKYNLTMDRPRPAMERWIPVIEQWLREDERPGVPRKQKHTAIRIHERLKAEFPDEFNAAESTVRMWVHRLRNKRPEAYVPLASDAGELAQAGFGKATIRINGVMTEISLFVLRLHYSSVIYARAFSTEKLEAFLEGHQHAFEWLGGVPGSVRYDNPKTTVTKILAGPLREEHEMLSSLRAHYLFDSEFCRPGEPHEKGGVENGVGYVRRHVCVPVPEVSSLDEFNRILQRWCDEQREKRQSEWMQDQQQLRPLPARPHRCATSHAVVVNRLCLVTFDRNRYSVPSYYVGKTLLLRAYAERIEILERDRVVAAHARRHERGQTMLELEHYLPVLAYKPHAVTHAAVVRQLPEVYQQIRRRMTQSRPDGYKGFLSILLLHQSYATSDILNAIESIDPEYVTAEQIRTHIERHIPTTSTVPDELLQYRLKKQNPAKNDLLATGVVH; this comes from the coding sequence ATGGTCGATAAAGAGTATATCCGAAAAAAGCACTTCGTAGATGGTTGGTCTATTCGAGAAATTAGTCGGCAGTGCAAGATTTCGCGCCAGACGATTCGAAAAATGCTCGATGACGCTGATTTGCCTAAGTACAACCTCACTATGGATCGTCCACGTCCAGCCATGGAACGGTGGATTCCTGTGATTGAGCAATGGCTACGGGAAGATGAGCGACCCGGTGTCCCGAGAAAACAGAAACACACTGCAATTCGAATCCATGAGCGTCTCAAAGCAGAATTCCCCGATGAGTTTAACGCGGCAGAATCCACAGTGCGCATGTGGGTTCACAGGCTTCGCAACAAGAGACCCGAAGCATATGTGCCGCTTGCCTCAGACGCTGGAGAGCTTGCTCAGGCTGGCTTCGGGAAAGCCACTATTCGAATCAATGGCGTTATGACGGAGATTTCCTTGTTTGTTCTACGGCTCCACTACAGTAGCGTGATTTATGCGCGAGCTTTTTCAACTGAAAAGTTAGAAGCATTCCTTGAGGGACACCAACATGCATTTGAATGGCTCGGTGGCGTGCCGGGCAGTGTACGCTATGACAATCCGAAAACGACTGTAACAAAGATTTTAGCCGGTCCTCTGCGCGAGGAGCATGAGATGCTCTCTAGTTTACGAGCACATTATCTCTTTGACAGCGAGTTTTGTCGCCCTGGTGAGCCTCATGAAAAGGGCGGTGTGGAGAATGGCGTCGGTTATGTGCGCAGGCATGTCTGTGTGCCCGTTCCCGAAGTTAGCAGCCTCGATGAATTCAACAGGATCTTACAACGCTGGTGCGACGAGCAAAGAGAGAAACGCCAATCTGAGTGGATGCAGGACCAGCAACAGCTACGTCCGTTACCTGCTCGTCCACACCGCTGTGCGACCTCACATGCTGTTGTTGTGAACAGGCTTTGTCTCGTAACCTTTGACCGGAATCGATATTCCGTTCCCTCGTATTACGTTGGGAAAACCCTGTTGTTACGAGCGTATGCGGAACGCATTGAAATCTTGGAACGCGATAGAGTGGTTGCAGCACATGCTCGCCGACACGAACGTGGACAAACGATGCTGGAACTCGAACACTACCTGCCTGTACTCGCGTACAAGCCCCACGCGGTTACCCATGCAGCTGTCGTCCGGCAATTGCCTGAGGTGTACCAGCAAATCCGTCGCCGGATGACCCAGAGCCGCCCCGATGGATACAAGGGTTTTCTGTCTATTCTGCTCTTGCACCAGTCCTACGCAACAAGTGACATCTTGAACGCCATTGAGTCGATTGATCCCGAGTATGTGACTGCGGAACAAATTCGTACTCATATTGAGCGACACATTCCCACGACATCCACAGTCCCAGATGAACTCCTACAGTACAGGCTCAAGAAGCAGAATCCAGCAAAAAACGACCTATTGGCAACTGGAGTGGTGCACTGA
- a CDS encoding IS3 family transposase, giving the protein MISGDEASYGYRKLTVYLRRYHDLIVNNKKVYRLCAELDILKPQRRKKIQHPRRLANNREITGSNQLWEMDIKYGYIADEHH; this is encoded by the coding sequence GTGATATCTGGAGATGAGGCGAGTTATGGTTACAGGAAGCTAACTGTATACTTGCGACGGTACCATGACCTGATTGTCAACAACAAGAAGGTGTACCGCCTTTGTGCGGAACTAGATATCCTAAAGCCGCAGCGTCGCAAAAAAATACAGCATCCAAGACGGCTGGCAAACAATAGAGAAATCACTGGCTCAAACCAACTCTGGGAAATGGATATCAAGTATGGCTACATTGCTGATGAGCATCATTGA
- a CDS encoding IS3 family transposase, which produces MATLLMSIIDVYDRAIVDYHIGLSCESQHAAKVLQRALWKRRLFESHNLPVIRTDNGPQFISHVFEGAVSI; this is translated from the coding sequence ATGGCTACATTGCTGATGAGCATCATTGATGTGTACGACCGCGCCATTGTGGACTATCACATCGGACTCTCCTGTGAGAGTCAACACGCGGCGAAGGTACTACAGCGTGCGTTGTGGAAGAGGCGGCTATTTGAGAGCCACAACCTTCCGGTCATCCGAACGGACAATGGCCCGCAATTCATTAGTCATGTCTTTGAGGGCGCTGTGAGTATCTAG
- the tnpA gene encoding IS66 family insertion sequence element accessory protein TnpA → MTKANLAQLRETWQERVTAFHNSGQSGAAWCADHGIKEHQLWYWVRRFRELTSTPSSSPDFLPVQIRESLSVTNTPLLVRVGAAAIEVHPGYDAQLLLDLIRTLVGSC, encoded by the coding sequence ATGACAAAAGCAAATTTGGCACAGTTGCGAGAAACTTGGCAGGAGCGTGTGACCGCGTTCCACAACAGCGGACAAAGTGGCGCAGCGTGGTGTGCCGACCATGGTATCAAGGAACATCAACTCTGGTACTGGGTGCGCCGTTTTCGTGAACTCACCTCAACTCCTTCCTCTTCGCCTGACTTTCTACCAGTGCAAATTCGGGAATCTCTTTCGGTTACGAACACTCCCTTGCTGGTTCGAGTCGGAGCAGCCGCGATTGAAGTGCATCCGGGATATGACGCCCAATTGTTGCTCGACCTAATCAGGACGCTCGTAGGTTCATGCTGA
- the tnpB gene encoding IS66 family insertion sequence element accessory protein TnpB (TnpB, as the term is used for proteins encoded by IS66 family insertion elements, is considered an accessory protein, since TnpC, encoded by a neighboring gene, is a DDE family transposase.) → MLSNIGPEQRVYLACGVTDMRKSIDGLAALVQAQFQLDPFSPCLFVFCNRQRDKLKILCWQHNGFWLFYRRLERGRFEWPNSAEDKTVVISHRELNWLLDGLSLNQQKAHPKVVAQTVV, encoded by the coding sequence ATGCTGAGCAACATCGGTCCAGAGCAGCGAGTCTATCTAGCGTGCGGTGTCACGGATATGCGTAAGAGCATCGACGGATTAGCTGCGTTGGTACAAGCACAATTTCAGTTGGACCCGTTCTCTCCGTGTTTGTTCGTCTTTTGTAACCGTCAACGGGATAAGCTCAAAATTCTATGCTGGCAGCATAACGGGTTCTGGCTATTCTATCGACGATTGGAACGAGGCCGGTTTGAGTGGCCCAATTCGGCCGAGGATAAGACGGTTGTCATTAGCCACCGAGAGTTGAATTGGTTGCTGGACGGATTGTCCCTCAACCAGCAGAAAGCCCATCCAAAGGTGGTGGCACAAACGGTCGTTTGA
- a CDS encoding DNA cytosine methyltransferase yields the protein MKHQSGMNEVDTTIEALVSAVDLFSGAGGLTNGLERSGIDVRLGIDIDPACAYPYTANNKANFVLKSVEDVTAEEINDAFTNSRLRLLAGCAPCQTFSTYNQRARETDSRWWLLLQFARIVKEVSPELVTMENVPNLERQNVFQEFVQTLKDEGYKVSYQIVNCAEYGIPQQRKRLVLLASKLGAIKLLDPSLCGSGLKSVRDAIGDLPPLEAGGKCDMDPLHRCSSLSPINLRRIRASRPGGSWRDWDKELIAECHKKKTGKSYPGVYGRMEWDQPAPTITTQFFGFGNGRFGHPEQDRALSLREGAILQSFPRDYKFVAPDQDISIATIGRLIGNAVPVKLGEVIGRSILAHVNELECRAAVLSGGMQYA from the coding sequence ATGAAGCACCAGAGTGGTATGAACGAAGTGGATACCACTATAGAGGCACTAGTAAGTGCAGTGGACTTGTTCAGTGGTGCCGGAGGACTGACTAACGGACTAGAAAGATCTGGGATTGATGTCCGGCTCGGGATTGACATAGACCCAGCTTGCGCTTATCCATACACAGCGAATAACAAAGCTAATTTTGTTTTGAAGTCAGTTGAAGATGTGACCGCAGAGGAAATCAACGATGCATTTACAAATAGTAGACTCCGCCTTTTGGCAGGATGTGCTCCTTGTCAAACATTTTCTACGTACAATCAAAGAGCCCGAGAAACCGATAGTCGCTGGTGGCTTCTTTTGCAATTTGCGAGAATTGTTAAAGAGGTATCCCCTGAGCTTGTAACGATGGAGAACGTACCTAATCTCGAGCGTCAAAATGTATTCCAAGAATTTGTTCAAACCCTGAAGGATGAAGGATACAAGGTGTCATACCAAATTGTAAATTGTGCTGAGTATGGAATACCACAACAGCGTAAGCGATTGGTTCTTCTAGCATCTAAGTTAGGAGCAATAAAGTTACTAGATCCTTCACTATGTGGATCGGGATTGAAATCAGTGCGCGATGCAATCGGAGATCTTCCACCTCTCGAAGCTGGTGGCAAATGCGATATGGATCCCCTTCATCGATGTTCGTCTTTGTCTCCTATTAACCTTCGCCGCATCCGGGCCTCCCGTCCAGGCGGTTCGTGGAGGGATTGGGATAAGGAACTGATAGCAGAGTGTCATAAGAAAAAAACAGGGAAATCATATCCGGGCGTTTATGGACGCATGGAATGGGACCAACCTGCTCCAACAATAACTACTCAGTTTTTTGGGTTTGGAAACGGTAGGTTCGGACACCCAGAACAAGATAGAGCACTTTCTCTCCGTGAAGGGGCTATATTGCAAAGTTTCCCCCGTGATTACAAATTTGTTGCTCCGGACCAAGACATATCGATTGCTACAATTGGACGTTTGATTGGAAATGCGGTTCCTGTAAAACTGGGAGAAGTTATAGGTAGGAGCATACTTGCACATGTAAATGAGCTTGAATGCAGAGCCGCAGTTCTATCTGGAGGTATGCAATATGCATAA
- a CDS encoding IS3 family transposase yields MPSLARWGEFDAYVYLEKFKTRKQAIQRIFEYIEVWYNRERVHSSIGFLSPDECERRYFHAKRIKVS; encoded by the coding sequence TTGCCCAGCCTCGCTAGGTGGGGAGAATTTGACGCTTACGTCTATCTCGAAAAGTTCAAAACGCGCAAGCAAGCCATACAGCGGATTTTCGAGTACATCGAAGTCTGGTATAACCGGGAGCGCGTTCACTCATCCATCGGATTTTTATCACCGGACGAGTGTGAAAGACGATATTTCCATGCCAAACGCATTAAAGTAAGCTGA